Below is a window of Rhodamnia argentea isolate NSW1041297 chromosome 11, ASM2092103v1, whole genome shotgun sequence DNA.
CTCAGGATTCATGGACTGGGCTTGCGGGTCTGGATCTGATGGGTTTTATTGGGCTAGATCAAATCAGCTTTATTGTCCGGTTAGGCTGCGCTTAATGAGTTAGAACTTGATGGGCTCAATGGGCCTGAAGGACTGGACCGGAGCGAGGTGGTCGGACCGGCTGGAGAGTGAAGAGGCCCAACTTAATAGATAGGCTGGAGACTGgagtagcagcagcagcagcaacagcagtattattattattattattattattaatcatCTAATTAATTTAGATGATTAAAAAGCTCTAAACATCAATTCTCTCtctaaatgaaaaattgttttaATCTCCTACTCTGATCGATTGATAATTTCTCAACATTTAGACTCTATCAATGTTGTCATAcggatttctagtcgggataggACCGGTTAGGATACGATAAGAAATCCTGAAATTTTTTCACATCATATCTTCTGTTTGGTGAACCacagatttaaagtcggatattgtTATATCCTGTCATATCaattgtttggtaaaaaatggaTATCGATAtgaaggacatatatgcccctacgtagTGCACAAGAAATAACATCGGCCTTATCAGCATAAAAacattattttgtgatttagcacgatttagcattattacaaaCTATTCTTGCTGTGCTTTACGTAGTGCATTTCCTTTTGTCAATATGTTAACGAGagtcgtaaattttttttcaaactcgtattagaaattaattgaaGAGCAAATGCTAATAAATCGggcacttaaggaaggatctgaaatacaaattttgttgatggtggtggtggtggctacTGCCGTGGTCGACTTTGTTTAATTAAGGTGGCCTCAGTGTCTGCGCCGTTGCCGTTGCCGTCGCCCACTCCTTTTCACCTCACTCATCTAGTCCCCCAACGCTTTCAAAAACTACTaataattaaagaaaaacaaagtggaGTTTCACGCTATGTAATCCATTAATGTGTGTATATGTATTccggctctatttgtttcgtgaaaaatgtgatagtttctaaaaaatcatttttctggaaaatgacaaattttttcgGTACTATTTGGTTGAAACCCGAATacgaaatggaaaatattttctatcgtttggtaaggaaaatcttaTTTCCTCAATAGACATACACTGTTCGGGCAAAAAAATTACCAAGAGTCATAAACCCGTTGtacttgtgctaattcagtcctaaattttttaatgaaggtattgagtcataaaccttttgacaatttataaATTTAGTACTTCCAACtaattttagccagaaattgCCGACATGGCGCCGACCGTCCTACGTAATACGATCGAGGCCGgcgtgaacaatttttacaattctttaaaaaagttgaattttttaattatttcatttttttcttttcatcttttgtttctttttctttttctttaggaaagaaaaataaaaaagaaatgaaggaagaaaagaaagaaaagaaaagaaaagaaaaaaataaaaatttatttaaaaataattttttaaaaaatatattgttcATATCAACGCCGGCCGCTATATCATGTAGGGGATAGGCACGGGAGTCCTGGACCCGGCCTCGATAGACTCGAGCTCAAAAGTCGAGGACCCAAGGATGGGCGCTGGGACCCGGGCCTTGCCTCAAAATTATCGGACCTAACATCGTAGGCACCGGTGTCCCGAACCCGGCCTTGGTGTGCTCGGGCACAGTTGCTAGTGTATCGGGCATTCTAGATGGACTTGGGCTCAACCTCGATAGACCCGAGCCCGAGCATCCAAGGACTCAAGCTCTACTGCCAAGGGCCCGATAACGAGTGTTGGTTTACAGGATAGAGTTTTTGGTCCAAACATTGATACctagtcatattttgaaaaatgattttcgatttttcaaaatattaatcattttttccaaATCGAAACTATGGTAGGATAACATTTCCCCTTGACTAGTAAAAGAAAGTTAATAGTATTAAGGGGGAGTTTGCAACAATATTTTATACGACTTCTAGATCTCGTCTAATGCCTTTTAACATAGAATCAGCGTTATTGCTAGGGAGCTGATCCAAGATCATGAAGCACCGAAAGGAAAGACAAGATTCCAACGTGACgattttatttacttatttcaCTGGGGATACAAGGCAACATGGCAAACTGATTAATTCTCATGCCACACTTTATTTTTCGACACACATCATCGTCCGCGCCTAAGCATAAGGCTTCTGGTTGTAGCAGTCAAGGTTGTTGCCGTACCCGACCTTCAGTAGGTCGCTGTACTTCTTGTAAAATCCGATCCGGTCCTCGACCGCGGGGTTGGGTCCCTTCCCGCACTCCTCCCTGCCGTTGATTATGTTGGTGATGAGGCCGTAGCCCGGGGACCTCCCAGCTGCCGAGTCCGCAGGGGACGGCCTCCAGCGGCCGGTGATGACGTCGTGGCTCGAGGGCTTCGGCGGTTGCGGCGTCATCCAGAACCAGAAGGCCGTCCTGAACGAGAGGACCTGTTCCTTGGCCACCCTGTCCGGGTCGTTGATCAGGTCGGCGTGCAGGGCGCGTCCCGCTAGGCCATAGTTGTAGTTGCTGCGAGCAATGAAACCGTGGACAAAATTAGAACAGGAAATTTCGAAAGTGTTAAAGTAGAGAAAATAGGGTCGACTTCGAGGTAAATACATATGTACTTGTCTCATGTCGTGctgaaaatttttcattttgctttaatAATTTGTGCTTTGCGATGAATTTCAGTAGTTTGGTCCTTCAATTTCATGAGAATGAGACGGTCCAAAATCGTCCAGTCGGTCCACAGGTGGTCAAGCTTCCTCATCCAAGCGATGGAGGCAAATTATAATGATGCTTTGTCAAGTTAATAGAACATTTTAATTTCCATTCGATTATTATGTccaactttcattttttcaatttctcgtGCGTGAGCGCATGCACGGACTTAAACAAACATCGAAATGGAGGGACTTACTGCGTGATTTGAATTGGACCTCGACCGTAATATTTCCTGCCGGGAGCGCACGACCATCCAGATCGGCGATCACAGTAGTCGTTCGACCTGTCCCTCTCCTCCACGAAGCAGTATCCCCACGCGTAGGGCCCATCTGGTGCACTGCTCGATCCTCCTTGGAGAAGAGAAGCCGATTGACATCAATATCATGCAATGTTTTACGTGCATGCATGGACCTTAGTACGACGAACTCATTAGCTCCATACCTGTAGTTTCGTGGGAAGTCTGAGCCAAGAAAGCCGCGGCCTCCCTGAGCCTTGTGTCCCGGTCGCCGGTTGTCCCGAACCCCGGAAACGACCTCGCAGCGGCAAGGAATGCGTCGTATGTGTAGAAGCCCCTGGCGGGACAAGCGGGGTCGTTCCGGTGCTTGAGGAGCTGATTGAACTGGGCTCTGCTTATGACGGAACTCACGTCGCCGCCTTGCTGAGCGCTGGCGCGGAGAACAGCGAGGCAGGAAGCCAAGAGAGCAATCGCCCAAAACGACCTCATCTTTTCGCTTCTGAGTGATTGGCTTTAGGATCGTTGTGTGGTTTGGAGACGGGAGTAATAAGGTGGCGAGCGAGAGGCCGAGGGCGAGCGAGAGGCCGTTCGTGAGTCGTTTTCATCCATGCGACGAGGAGATAAGGCTAGGGAAACACGGAGGCGACGTGACTTTGTAAGGTTTCGAGATTTTTTATGTAACACGGGGAAAAGAGACGACGCCGATGGTCCCCTCTCGTGGCGTCCCAGAGCTGCTCTTGAAATTTCTTTGATGCGTGAGTGAAAATGACCAGGCCGATCGGACGACGGTGAGTTTCTCTCGTGATAAACGTTGACGTCAGTTccagttttttctttctcttttttttcctttttgcgaTCATTATTGAAGTGGGACTAGTCAAAAGCTCACTACGTGTAGGGTTAAGGTGGAATGATTTGAAGTGCCCGGGACAGAATGTTCTCTCCCTCGCAGAAACCGCATATTCTCTATCCCACCGTCTGTCTCCCCGTTTTGAATCATTTGTATGCATGCACAGGACATAACTGAGCGAAAAGCTGTACGTAGGTCACTTATGTGTGCGTGATGCCCGGGGCTAATACCGACCCACGTGTGCCCCGGACACTGGTACAGGATAGCTCTTGCTTTATCCGGATGACCAAAGAATGCCCCGTAGGCTTTTGAGTGCGGGACGTAAAAGCGACTCGCTCATCAAAACTAGAtgctcggaaaaaaaaaaaaaaaaaatccaaccgCAGCCCATTCGAGTCCCGGAAAGCCCATAGCTGATGAGAAGCCGATCTAGAATTTGGTAGAGACATTCGTTACTGACTTGGAGATCTAACCGTTGGTATCTTATCTCGCGTTTTAATGTACACATCGATTCGTAATACGATCGCTCAAATACCCAACTGGGAATCGGTGATATATTGACGGTGGTATGTGTGCTCAGAAGTTAGAACTAATAATCTAGCAAGGCTATAAGAGATTTATTCTTTGGGAGCTACTATCCCGACGGTCTGACAGatctgtcattatttctgacctcacgatttttcaattaacgaatattttatgtaaaatataCGATGATGGAGTATAGATTTACTGTCGGAAATAACTATTTCTCTTATTCTTTTGGTGAAGATATTTTGTTTCTGGTGGTAGCACTAGGAAAACTCTTTTTGGAACTGACTTGACCAGTAGAGTTGGGCTATAATAGCAGTTGGGCCTTATCCCAAAAGCCTGAGTTCATATTCTTTTCAGGCCCAGAAAGTGAGTCATGTTGTTTCGTAACGCACGACAATTATCTcgttattttgataatttgttgatttgatttgattacaACTTAATAGCGGGGATTCTTGGAAAAACGGACAGATCCTTCGTGTGAGCTCAACCGCTAAAGTGAAGCCGTTAATCAAAGAGGTTTCGCTCAATGTCAATCGGGGGAGTGCATCGGTCCTGGGATGGTCCCAAGGGaaatcggtccggttcccggtccCACATAAAAAGCCAAGCCAACCaagatttcttaattttttttttatttaccctgaAGCAAACCACAATTAGTAgattactttttccttttaatgttCAGAGAAGAaactgaagagagagagagagaggggaaaccATTAGTTCCGAGACCGACCCCGAAATCGGGCAGGAATCAATCTTAAACCTCTtgtacataaaataaaataaaaaattcgagatcTTAAACTACGTAGTCTAGCCAAGGTAGTCCTAAAGTTCTTGGGGAAAGTGCAATTAGGTCTTTTGGGGCAACTCTCGCTTGATTTATCTAACGGGACGGTTCAGCCAACTTCGGATGTTTTACATGTAACGGTAAGGGAGTGACGTGAAAGGATTTTCAACAAACAATGCTGTTTTTTTGTTAGATAAAGTCGTTTCTTCGAATGGCACTATACGTAGAAATTACCTCCGAAATCCCCTAATCAATCCCTCGTGCTCGAACCCTGAATCCCCTTATGGAAAGAGCTTACGGACTAACGGTGTAGCCTTGACCAAGTATTGTCCTAAGGCTTCCTTGGGAAATCAGTGGCTTTTTGCAAGTCCCACCGCCTTGGATTTCGTTGAAGTTTTATTTGGAAATCAAAATTTGCTTTCTAAATTTACTACGTGGACTTGAAGTTGTCTCATATGAAATAGGTTTTTATATTAACATTAACTTATTAAGttaaataaaattatcatttCCCAGACCATACGACAACGCAATCTCACACCATAAACCCACACATCATTACCGTACATTTTGCATAAAGCAATCATTGATTGGGAGCGTTAATTTTCGTCTTTTGATTTAAAGACTAAATGGGCCAAAGTTGACCTTTCGGTTGCCCCTCTCTCTGAGTTGGGAATATGTGGATGGAAGGTCATCGTTATTCTCAAGAATAATGGGGACCGTTAGCCTAGTAGTGTCCTCCCCTTTAAATCCAATTCCAATCTTGGAGGCAAAATTTGGagcgaggatgaagatgaagatgaagatgatctCGAGATTCCGCAACAGAAACAGCAAAGAGTGGCCATGTTTGGTTTATATTGACGTCAACCATCTTCAATTTTTGGACAAAACTACATAAGTTTGATTGGGTTCCTCCCATGAACGTGTGTTGTCTTTTCATAATCTATTTGTGTCGTTTGTATTGGTTTCTTCGCATGTGATGCATATATGGACcctcaattgaaaatttttctatattGCCATTTTCGTGTGGTGTGGGTCGGGATGAACGATAAATCAGCATTCTTCCGCGTTTTTAGCGGTGGAAATTTTGTCGTCGTAAGATTGAAATATCTTGCCTCTCAATGTTTGTTTCCCGTCCGCCGGATGAAGACGATTATGAAGAATTTCTACAAAGCctattaatttctaataatattagCAATTGCCCTCTTTAGAAATTTATATTACGGTAATTGAAATAGAGGGTTGATGCAGAATGATAAACATAGTTTACCACCACAGCCGTCTCGAGTAATCCTAAGTAAGTGTCAGTATGCTTTTAAGttttaccttcttcttttttgggtccaaaaaaGCGATTCCATAGCATAACTCAAAAAGTTTGAGTGCAAAAGGCTTGAATCAGAACATGATAAGGCCCAAAGGGCTTCCGGGAGATTGGACAACCAGTTGGAAGGCAAAGATTCTATCTTTATGGTATTCAATCCGCCACCATATTTGTTTCAATAATAAccgtttatttttcattaagttTTACAATATTGTTCCGATTTCAAGTAATTCTATGTATCAATACTGGGAGAATAACAAATCAGTTCTAAACTTGTCATACGGAagtcaattcagtattaaacttttcaatttcatcaataTAGTTCTTAACATTTGCGCCATATTCCAATGGAGTCCTTTCAATCAATTGCCTCTGAAAATTACTGGCACCGACCGTCCAACATGGCATGCTGACATGCACAATTTTACTTGAAACAACGTCCTATGTGGATCGCCCCATCAGCGATTCTAAATGGGAATTAATCGTAAGGGCTATATTAGAATCTCACAAATAAATTCATAatcacattgatcaaattgaaaattttaggacaaaattggcaTATATACAATGAGTTTAATATTGAATATTGAAACGGTTATTTTTCCATCAATGTTTATACTGTAAGAGTTTCAAATATTTCAGGCAGAATATATCTGTCGCAAGTATAGAAttatatgtgaaaaaaaaaaaaagcaaaagttaATTCAAgcatgttcgaccaaaaaaaaaaaaaaaattcaagcatgCAATTTATTATTGCAATACGACAACTCATCCCACTAAACATTCTTTGTCTGGACgaggaaaaagagggaaaaaccaTCTGTACTTCCCCCTTAAGTGAAAGATCCTCGCTGCACATGGTGTGGAGTGGAAGCAAATGATGCAAGCAGTGACATAAAATGCATTGAACCAAATGGAAACGACAGACCATCAGAGTCGTTGCCTTTTTAATAAAgcaatcataatttttcatgagTTTATGAGTTCGATTCACATTATCATTTATAACTGTTGACCTTGGAATGGCTCGCGATATCTTGTGTCGAAAGATTTCCCGACTGTTAGCGGTTTACAGGGTCATCAACCTCGAAACTTCAGGCCAAGGCTAGTGCGGAATTGTTATGGctcaaatcaaatattgcgtAACGGGCCGTCTTGGAATTTCTGATACCGTCCGGAGGGAGTTGCTAGTGCCGGCCGCCATGTTATGTCTTCATATTaatgaactagaaaaaaaaagagacaaaggGCTCTACATAAGTCTTTTCATGTACTTCCCACGGTCAATTTTTTCCTCTTAAAATAGGCATTTCATtggtaaaatcgttcacttaaaaTAAACATTTATTGACACTATTAAAAGATAATTACAATTCAAAACTCTAATTAAAAAAGACCCAtgtctttatttttattcttcgTTTATACTAATAAAGAAACAGAAGCACGATCGGTGTTAGCGATGGGTTTGTCGTTATTCCCCTTACAACATGACAATTATTTGACTTTGGCTTTCTAGTAAACCTCGAAGTAGCTTCCTCTATACATCGCATTGGTTCCCAAgtctctttttattattattttttatttcactagTCTTCTTTCTATATTTGACTAAATCAGCCCATCGCCAATCGTGGCGACGATACTTGACTCTctcatttattttaattttttgtaaattgtcCAATCTATGGCCACATTCCAGCTGTCCATCAAGCTTTGCGCTGCATTTACTATGGACAATTTATTGAAATGTGGCTTATACTCCTCGTCGACACGAAGGTATAGGGGTCTTATTTTGACAGGAATTGCATGGGGCAGCAATCCCGAAAAGCCAGAagacttttatagtttaagctCCTATTTCACTTATAATTTGGATTTGGATCCATAAATAACTACTGTTATATATAATCCTTTTCTCTTGTAATAGAGAGTTGTAACGGAAATGTTCgaggtgttaattatagtgaaattcctTGCTGGatgtaaccctagtttaagagtGAACCACGATATATcttgtgtctcaatttctctttctcatcttTACTCTCTACTTCGTTCTGTTTGTGCTCCCAACCCTAACACTATTGCTCACGTTCACATGAAGCTCCATTTTACAAGATAAGTTATTGCCGATGCGTCCTAGCGAAATAACCCGGTCTCAATCACAAATTCACGCCGGCGAGTTTTCACCCGTCTCACGCTGTATCGCTTAACCGAATGGACACAAAAACCCGGTTCGACCGAGCGACTCGTCGCAACGGGAATCTTAGTGCCTGCGAGGGCAGAGAAAAGATCTTCGGATGGTATTGCTCTCGTCTTCTAATCATACGAATCAGCAATgacgtttccctttttttcatgTGATGTCACTGTACGCGATTCATTACGTATTGAGAAAGTAGGGCAAGATGTctgaaaaaaaatctatgacGGTGTTATTATAGTAGGACAATTATTAGTGTGATGAGCGAGATTGATTAAATAAAGAGCCAAAGGGGATTTCGGAGGGCATGCAACATCCCTGGCGTGCACGAGAATAGGTAGGACATCACAATTTATGGTGATTTCAACTTATGATGGTGAGTGGTGACTCAGCTATCGTGTTGCCACGCTGGCATCTAGCGACTTTTCCAGAAGAGGTTAACAGGCAGTACGTAACAAGGGAAATGACTGTATCATTAACCTTAATCCATTGTGAAATTAATAATCTATtttgcactacaaaaaaaaaaagatcaataattaaaatttattatgaggTCTATTCCTTCAAGGATTTGGGTATTGTCCGGAAAATGCATAGGAAGCTTCAATTGTTAGACGAAAGAAGATTGGCTCCATGCATACCCTGTTGATTATGGCTTGAAATTCGATCAGATTTGGTTTGGAATCAATGTAAAAGgttaaactgaattggcatcaataaaagatttatgattgaattgacaccaatataaAAGGTCtataaccgaattggcacacAAGCAATagatttgtaacttttttttacccTTCTCCCCATAAATTATATACCCAGTTAGCCCAAAATTAGTATACCTAGTCAGcccaaaaaaaacctaatcgtaaATCCCtaacagaagaaaaaagaaaaaagaagaagaagaaagtcaatctgatatttttacttttacattATAATTTATATACAATTAATATACAATgcatcgaaattctctattttccGAGAAacgacgtgtcggcgtgtcatgtcgtgtcacGTCGTGCCGCATGTCggtgtcgatgctacttaggTGTTCTTATCAAACTTGTTTGGCCCGAGATGGAGCTTTGAGTCGAGATAATGCTGGTGTGGAGGGATACACGGATTAAAGAGGACCAGGCCCGACATAGAAAGCTCACGCGTGAAGAGAGATTTGTTGAGGTTAACATGTGAGGGTGTTATGCATAAGAAGTCCCACCTCATGATACGGGATAAGttgaagcagttaatatatcacaGTTGATCATAACCcactaattttaaatttttgagtgaagTTAAAGATGAATATATTGACAGGCTCGAACTTATACTTTCCATTGGCGATTCCTAAAGCGTGGCTATCGGGTTTCCGCCGCGCCTCTCAACAAACCCACGATATATATCTCCTAGAATGAATtgatagaaatttatttttggaggACTATGAGATGGCCAAAGCACGTTGCCATTGGAACGAGTCAGAACAGACCACACGTATTGGGATCAGGGAGTAGGGATTAGGATCTCTTATAAAATCCTGCAGCAGATGTACGTATTGGGTGCAAAGTCCCACTTCTGTACAAATTTCAAAGAGATCACGCGTTTCTAGAAAGATTCAAGGATGCCGGAGTTGATTGTAGAAGACTAGGAAATTCTCGAGTCAGCTGTGCTTTTGGCCGGCTTTAGTTTCAAACGAGGAATTGAACAATGAAGGAAAACTTGAAACAACTTTTTTATTGCgtcttttcttatttcattaagaCCGGTGACCATTATCAATTGATATTCGAGAAGGGTGAGCTATTAAAAGTACGACTGACACGTCGGCGCGAATAAACGGAACGATTCGATAGAGAAATGAATTATAAAAGTAACATCTGAAAACAAGATTTGGATGGTTCAGTGGCGTCCCTAATTTCGAAAAAAGATCGGCGATATGGTTCTAGTACATACGGCAAAAGGAAGATTACAATCGTTCCAAATGCTTATGCTCGAGGATTTCCTTATCGTAAACACACCCTAGCACATAAGAATAAATCTACCCTAATGCTGCATTAGTACACTTCAACTCTTTGCCACACTCGAATACTTTTGTACCCCTAGTATTGAAAAGGCAATATTGGTTAAAGATCAACTCCTCTCACTTGATTTTTGGCCTGAATCCAGGATCTAAGCAGGAGCTCCGCCTCCCAGGGGTGGCACATTTGATTGGGGCGTTGGATAATTTTCTAAGTCAAGAATTGGAAGTCATTTGTCTGAGTCCAATCAATTTACATACAAACTGCTTTGATTGAGGGTCATCTACATAAGCACGAAGGCTAGTGCTTCACGGGCTCCGGGTAGTCTGGTCTCCATGCTTGTATCCCTGCATTACAAAATAAGCATCTCCCGTTTGTTAATATTATTTTCCCAGATGGACCCAACGCGACCCTGCATACTAAGTTTACTCACTTCTAGCTCAAAACA
It encodes the following:
- the LOC115736387 gene encoding endochitinase-like; the encoded protein is MRSFWAIALLASCLAVLRASAQQGGDVSSVISRAQFNQLLKHRNDPACPARGFYTYDAFLAAARSFPGFGTTGDRDTRLREAAAFLAQTSHETTGGSSSAPDGPYAWGYCFVEERDRSNDYCDRRSGWSCAPGRKYYGRGPIQITHNYNYGLAGRALHADLINDPDRVAKEQVLSFRTAFWFWMTPQPPKPSSHDVITGRWRPSPADSAAGRSPGYGLITNIINGREECGKGPNPAVEDRIGFYKKYSDLLKVGYGNNLDCYNQKPYA